The Denticeps clupeoides chromosome 5, fDenClu1.1, whole genome shotgun sequence genome includes a region encoding these proteins:
- the virma gene encoding protein virilizer homolog isoform X2 yields the protein MAGESAMELLFLDTFKHQSAELTNVDVVKFPCGVLVNEVRVIPPGIKAHSSLPDSRAFGETAPHAFQLDLFYNNLSKPNTPVFHRLGSLEYDENKSIVFRPSGKVNTDGLVLRGWYTCLTIAVYGTAESPRSHERDSHSPPPPPPPPPQQPTQKRGSKHEWENEDQFNGSPPRPQPRGPRTPPGPPPPDDDDDDDEDALTVPGPVKEESMDGEEFLEAVSPERGSVPADEAFSEPEAEEEEGAEQEEAEDDGTEEGTEGEEEEEEEDLDGEGEEEDDEMEEEGEGDDGYEQISSDEEDLESGAFKLPSFDLEYTPEDLASVPSVQYDPYERELRPLQHFTPPQVTPFEAELVRLKRECLDDPASVWAESAAKLMELLESGGSDESGPRWVIALEEVPALLVKGLSFLFVKDPHEAQGHLERLIGWACRSLSLSSALAQPIALNVRQLKAGAKLTSSLADCGPTAVGALLEKGIVGILMELLFAEHISSSLKLNALRALNSVAEQPQGMQALLGTRGAGVVGGANGCHGNEEDSEMPSGYQHLLDLFLLDQTVRVATAGSAILQKGHFYELLADLRACANAWADRTPAPPDGDREGEERGEGEREEREGGGEEDGCVSEAEMERVQALLEELHHLLAAAPHCMLQPPGKAFPTSARITGPAESSDPYSALYRYMHTCHFLPSLAVVMSYPSAGGHVGLVQAVREILRFMSQTQQGLLFLLSHHQATNLLLRVLAPLPALTHSLMEPEAEEAGTAGEGCPLEENFWAWLVQVLHALHGVADLMGAGPDVDAEASGEGPVVLSTLHSLYLISFSSSGRDALTHTLCLDNNVTCLTNILQQHGKEGPGDNKARKSVAYNYACMLLLLVVQNSADVRMLESHAHTLLSVCVADDNNTKLQELSKWLEPLEKLRFDISAIPTLVDYIKQNLESLMTPEGAGLVTALRVLCHITCPPPPAPGQQKDLKWTVSVMSLFSADGLDTFVRVLQKLCSLLLLPWRLHGPVGPRAQRVVMLSVASCALRLIKVMLTELLRGGAHDCKDSRVPSVCVTTHMILCSAPASGRLDADELRVQGDVIDILLTLTQAVSEREAGSEETLAGNSWSLMLKEVMSSLLAAPENLFSGLSLLSELLPLPLPLQTTQPLSPQDVSVSLNTRKLWSMHVHAQAGVLCEVLRSVCVSSCPPLQAALRRVCVQLCDLAAPTASLVIRTLLEQLQEELQPERVCGRLPRLLALIDSLASQRSCKAAILSVLGGAPRDGRGEPFDILPSLLSLLLPPADASLSLQQSAELTASILQSLCDQDISLVVSGSGEVCASEAEQLANALPPCEMLVSVCDGLLEALGHTPSTHTLQLACLRTLMILTEHDYGLFHLKSALKKHGGCIVSLLKHEVTAFSKDSSELLSALIDFLTQMLNTDSMDEEMDARSVALSVCEMKQLLQWKEESDEHPLLELEKQLAELKDDDSVEAMVEDVVSLRQILENSAGAVVGDSETELTLPPPDSLQTQYNNRTVFVLSDVVDDQLKALCFSPFHSEELETDLDMVKVDLLALAQQCVPDVDLKAELERSFLSEPTSPGHRQPIKGFRLGKHKHETFITSSGKSEYVEPAKRAHIMPAPRGRGRGIFSQPGGRPHDIFRQRKQNTSRPPSMHVDDFLAAEFKEVCPPPGLVAAKRIPKGGAKPPTRGLFAGSSRGRGFPSHTRFFTPATPKSILLAGNYPRREGGRGSSWSAQVTAVTHRGTYSDARGGQSNFARGPITARQPPTAAYRLTPRDRAPRGRGTGLSWLSGGGAGVSGSGVSGGSGRGSQGKFSSGGRGRHVRSFTR from the exons ATGGCGGGGGAGAGCGCGATGGAGCTGCTGTTTTTGGACACTTTTAAGCACCAGAGCGCAGAG ttgACTAATGTGGACGTGGTCAAGTTCCCCTGTGGGGTCCTGGTGAATGAAGTTCGCGTGATTCCTCCTGGAATCAAAGCTCACAGCAGCCTGCCAGACAGCAGGGCGTTTGG CGAGACGGCCCCGCACGCGTTCCAGTTAGACCTGTTCTACAACAACCTGTCCAAACCCAACACACCTGTCTTCCACCGACTGGGAAG tctGGAGTATGACGAGAACAAATCAATTGTCTTCAGACCTAGTGGGAAG gTGAACACTGACGGCCTGGTCCTGCGTGGTTGGTACACGTGTCTAACGATCGCGGTTTACGGGACTGCCGAATCCCCTCGCTCACACGAGCGCGACAGCCACTCTCCTCCACCGCCCCCTCCACCGCCACCTCAGCAGCCCACACAGAAGAGAGGGAGCAAGCATG aGTGGGAGAATGAAGACCAGTTTAATGGCAGCCCTCCCAGGCCACAGCCCCGCGGGCCACGAACCCCACCTGGGCCTCCACcacctgatgatgatgatgacgatgatgaagaTGCACTGACCGTtccag gccCTGTGAAAGAGGAGAGTATGGACGGGGAGGAGTTTCTGGAAGCAGTGTCTCCAGAGCGGGGTTCCGTCCCAGCAGACGAGGCGTTTTCCGAGCCAGAggccgaggaagaggaaggagcgGAACAGGAGGAAGCGGAGGACGACGGCACCGAGGAAGGCAccgagggggaggaggaggaagaagaggaggatttggatggagagggggaggaagaggatgatgagatggaggaggaaggagaag gtgatgATGGCTATGAGCAGATCTCCAGTGACGAGGAAGATCTGGAGAGTGGTGCCTTCAAGCTGCCGTCCTTTGACCTTGAATATACCCCTGAAGACCTGGCTTCGGTCCCAAGCGTCCAGTATGACCCCTATGAACGAGAGCTCCGCCCACTCCAGCACTTCACTCCACCGCAGGTCACTCCGTTTGAGGCAGAGCTTGTTCGCCTGAAGAGGGAGTGCCTGGATGACCCCGCCTCTGTGTGGGCGGAGTCTGCCGCAAAACTTATGGAGCTGCTGGAGTCTG gCGGCAGTGACGAGTCTGGACCTCGCTGGGTAATCGCTCTGGAGGAGGTGCCAGCCCTTCTGGTCAAAGGCCTCAGCTTCCTGTTTGTGAAGGATCCTCACGAAGCCCAGGGCCATCTTGAGCGTCTGATTGGCTGGGCATGTCGTTCGTTGAGCTTAAGCTCCGCCCTGGCACAACCCATTGCCCTCAACGTACGGCAACTGAAGGCGGGTGCCAAGCTAACCTCCTCATTGGCCGACTGTGGCCCCACAGCAGTTGGTGCCCTGCTGGAGAAGGGCATTGTGGGTATTCTGATGGAGCTGCTGTTTGCGGAACACATCTCCTCATCATTAAAACTCAATGCGCTCCGTGCACTCAATTCTGTTGCTGAGCAACCACAGGGCATGCAGGCCTTGCTTGGAACCAGGGGGGCTGGAGTGGTGGGTGGGGCTaatggttgccatggtaacGAGGAAGACTCAGAGATGCCCAGTGGGTACCAGCATCTCCTTGATCTCttcctgctggaccagacggtgCGAGTGGCCACGGCGGGCAGCGCCATCCTGCAGAAGGGCCACTTCTACGAGCTGCTGGCGGACCTGAGGGCCTGCGCCAACGCCTGGGCCGACAGGACGCCCGCGCCACCCGACGGGGACCGGGAGGGCGAGGAGAGGGGGGAGGGCGAGCGGGAGGAGCGCGAGGGCGGCGGCGAAGAGGACGGCTGCGTGTCCGAGGCGGAGATGGAGCGTGTCCAGGCGCTGCTGGAGGAACTACACCACCTGCTGGCGGCAGCCCCTCACTGCATGCTGCAACCGCCCGGAAAGGCCTTCCCCACCAGCGCCCGAATCACCGGGCCAGCGGAGAGCAGCGACCCCTACTCCGCCCTCTACAG GTACATGCACACGTGCCACTTCCTGCCGTCTCTGGCGGTGGTGATGTCATATCCGTCGGCGGGCGGGCACGTGGGGCTGGTTCAGGCTGTACGCGAGATCCTGCGCTTCATGTCACAGACGCAGCAGGGCCTCCTCTTCCTGCTGAGCCATCACCAGGCCACCAACCTGCTCCTCAGGGTGCTGGCGCCGCTCCCCGCCCTCACGCACTCGCTCATGGAGCCGGAGGCCGAGGAGGCGGGGACTGCGGGAGAAGGCTGTCCGCTGGAGGAGAACTTCTGGGCGTGGCTCGTGCAGGTGCTTCACGCGCTGCACGGCGTGGCGGACCTGATGGGGGCGGGACCGGACGTGGACGCGGAGGCGTCGGGGGAGGGGCCCGTGGTCCTGTCGACGCTGCACAGCCTGTACCTCATCAGCTTCAGCTCGAGCGGACGcgacgcgctcacacacacgctctgtcTGGACAACAACGTCACCTGCCTCACCAACATCCTGCAGCAGCACGGCAAGGAGGGGCCGGG agacaACAAGGCCCGCAAGTCTGTGGCGTACAACTACGCCtgcatgctgctgctgttggtggTGCAGAACTCCGCCGACGTCCGGATGTTGGAGAGCCACGCCCACACGCTGTTGAGCGTCTGCGTAGCCGACGACAACAACACAAAACTGCAGG AGCTCAGCAAGTGGTTGGAGCCGCTGGAGAAGCTGCGTTTCGATATCAGCGCCATCCCGACGCTCGTCGATTACATCAAACAG AATCTGGAGAGCCTGATGACGCCAGAAGGGGCGGGGCTAGTGACCGCGCTGCGGGTTTTGTGCCACATCACCTGtccccctcctcctgctccag GCCAGCAGAAGGATCTGAAGTGGACCGTGTCGGTGATGAGCTTGTTCTCGGCCGATGGCCTGGACACGTTCGTGCGCGTTCTCCAGAAGCTCTGCTCCCTCCTCCTGCTGCCGTGGCGACTGCACGGGCCGGTGGGCCCGCGGGCGCAGCGGGTGGTGATGCTGTCGGTGGCCTCCTGCGCCCTCAGGCTGATCAAGGTGATGCTGACGGAGCTGCTGCGCGGCGGGGCGCACGACTGCAAGGACTCGCGCGTCCCCAGCGTCTGCGTCACCACGCACATGATCCTCTGCTCCGCCCCCGCCAGCGGCCGGCTGGACGCCGACGAGCTGCGCGTGCAAGGAGACGTGATCGACATCCTGCTGACGCTGACGCAGGCGGTGAGCGAGCGGGAGGCGGGGTCTGAGGAGACGCTGGCGGGGAACAGCTGGTCGCTCATGCTGAAGGAAGTGATGTCGTCGCTCCTGGCAGCGCCTGAAAACCTCTTCAGCGGCCTGAGCCTCCTGTCCGAGCTGCTGCCCCTCCCACTGCCGCTGCAGACCACGCAG CCGCTGTCCCCGCAGGACGTCAGCGTGTCCCTCAACACCCGGAAGCTGTGGAGCATGCACGTCCACGCCCAGGCCGGCGTGCTGTGCGAGGTGCTGCGCAGCGTGTGCGTGAGCAGCTGCCCGCCCCTGCAGGCGGCGCTGCGCAGGGTCTGTGTGCAGCTGTGCGACCTCGCCGCGCCCACGGCGAGCCTCGTCATCAGGACGCTGCTGGAGCAGTTACAGGAGGAGCTTCAGCc GGAGCGTGTGTGTGGGCGGTTGCCACGGCTGCTGGCGTTGATCGACTCGCTCGCGTCGCAGCGCAGCTGCAAGGCGGCCATACTGTCCGTTCTGGGCGGAGCTCCGCGTGACGGACGCGGCGAGCCGTTTGACATCCTGCCCTCATTGCTCTCCTTGCTCCTCCCACCTGCCGACGCCAGCCTGTCACTGCAGCAGAGTGCTGAGTTGACAGCATCCATCCTACAGTCACTCTGTGACCAG GACATCTCTCTGGTCGTGAGTGGCTCTGGAGAGGTGTGTGCTTCGGAGGCGGAGCAGCTGGCCAACGCGTTACCGCCTTGTGAGatgctggtgtctgtgtgtgacggACTGCTGGAGGCGTTGGGACACACACCgagcacacacaccctgcagctGGCCTGTCTGCGTACGCTCATGATCTTGACTGAACATGATTACGGCCTGTTTCACCTAAAGAG cgcTCTGAAGAAACACGGTGGCTGCATTGTCTCTTTGCTGAAGCACGAGGTCACCGCCTTCTCTAAAGACTCGTCTGAACTCCTGTCTGCTCTCATCGACTTTCTCACACAGATGCTTAACACTGACTCCatg gacGAAGAGATGGATGCACGTTCTGTGGCGCTCAGCGTGTGTGAAAtgaagcagctgctgcagtggaaaGAGGAATCAGACGAGCATCCCCtactggagctggagaagcaACTAgcg GAGCTGAAGGATGACGATTCGGTGGAAGCCATGGTGGAGGACGTTGTCAGTCTCCGTCAGATTCTGGAGAATTCCGCCGGTGCCGTGGTCGGCGACTCTGAGACGGAGCTGACGCTGCCGCCGCCCGATTCGTTGCAGACACAGTACAATAACAG GACggtgtttgttctctctgacgTGGTTGACGACCAGCTCAAGGCTCTCTGCTTCTCACCGTTTCACTCCGAGGAGCTGGAGACTGATCTGGACATG GTTAAAGTGGATCTGTTAGCCCTAGCGCAGCAGTGCGTTCCTGACGTGGATTTGAAGGCGGAGTTGGAACGCTCATTCCTCTCAGAGCCCACCTCTCCCGGCCACCGACAACCAATCAAAGGCTTCAGACTGGGCAAGCACAAGCACGAGACATTCATCACctccag CGGAAAGTCTGAGTATGTGGAGCCAGCGAAACGTGCTCACATTATGCCGGCCCCtcgggggcggggccgcggcaTATTCTCTCAGCCGGGCGGGCGACCACATGACATCTTTCGGCAGCGCAAACAGAACACCAGCCGACCTCCCAGCATGCATGTGGATGACTTCTTGGCTGCGGAGTTTAAGGAGGTGTGTCCTCCGCCTGGACTAGTCGCAGCCAAAAGGATACCTAAGGGTGGGGCCAAACCACCAACCAGAGGACTGTTTGCTGGAAGcagcagggggcggggctttccAAGCCACACACGTTTCTTCACTCCTGCTACACCGAAGAGCATCCTGCTTGCAG gGAATTACCCACGTCGAGAGGGTGGGCGGGGCTCCAGTTGGAGTGCGCAGGTAACAGCGGTCACTCACCGAGGAACCTACAGTGATGCGCGAGGAGGTCAAAGCAACTTCGCCAGGGGACCAATCACAGCTCGGCAGCCGCCGACAG CTGCCTACCGATTGACTCCCAGAGACCGCGCCCCCAGAGGGCGGGGCACTGGTCTGTCGTGGCTGAGTGGTGGAGGGGCTGGCGTCAGCGGAAGTGGAGTGAGTGGaggaagtgggcgtggctccCAGGGGAAGTTCAGCAGTGGAGGGCGTGGCCGACACGTTCGCTCCTTCACCCGCTGA
- the virma gene encoding protein virilizer homolog isoform X1, with protein MAGESAMELLFLDTFKHQSAELTNVDVVKFPCGVLVNEVRVIPPGIKAHSSLPDSRAFGETAPHAFQLDLFYNNLSKPNTPVFHRLGSLEYDENKSIVFRPSGKVNTDGLVLRGWYTCLTIAVYGTAESPRSHERDSHSPPPPPPPPPQQPTQKRGSKHEWENEDQFNGSPPRPQPRGPRTPPGPPPPDDDDDDDEDALTVPGPVKEESMDGEEFLEAVSPERGSVPADEAFSEPEAEEEEGAEQEEAEDDGTEEGTEGEEEEEEEDLDGEGEEEDDEMEEEGEGDDGYEQISSDEEDLESGAFKLPSFDLEYTPEDLASVPSVQYDPYERELRPLQHFTPPQVTPFEAELVRLKRECLDDPASVWAESAAKLMELLESGGSDESGPRWVIALEEVPALLVKGLSFLFVKDPHEAQGHLERLIGWACRSLSLSSALAQPIALNVRQLKAGAKLTSSLADCGPTAVGALLEKGIVGILMELLFAEHISSSLKLNALRALNSVAEQPQGMQALLGTRGAGVVGGANGCHGNEEDSEMPSGYQHLLDLFLLDQTVRVATAGSAILQKGHFYELLADLRACANAWADRTPAPPDGDREGEERGEGEREEREGGGEEDGCVSEAEMERVQALLEELHHLLAAAPHCMLQPPGKAFPTSARITGPAESSDPYSALYRYMHTCHFLPSLAVVMSYPSAGGHVGLVQAVREILRFMSQTQQGLLFLLSHHQATNLLLRVLAPLPALTHSLMEPEAEEAGTAGEGCPLEENFWAWLVQVLHALHGVADLMGAGPDVDAEASGEGPVVLSTLHSLYLISFSSSGRDALTHTLCLDNNVTCLTNILQQHGKEGPGDNKARKSVAYNYACMLLLLVVQNSADVRMLESHAHTLLSVCVADDNNTKLQELSKWLEPLEKLRFDISAIPTLVDYIKQNLESLMTPEGAGLVTALRVLCHITCPPPPAPGQQKDLKWTVSVMSLFSADGLDTFVRVLQKLCSLLLLPWRLHGPVGPRAQRVVMLSVASCALRLIKVMLTELLRGGAHDCKDSRVPSVCVTTHMILCSAPASGRLDADELRVQGDVIDILLTLTQAVSEREAGSEETLAGNSWSLMLKEVMSSLLAAPENLFSGLSLLSELLPLPLPLQTTQPLSPQDVSVSLNTRKLWSMHVHAQAGVLCEVLRSVCVSSCPPLQAALRRVCVQLCDLAAPTASLVIRTLLEQLQEELQPERVCGRLPRLLALIDSLASQRSCKAAILSVLGGAPRDGRGEPFDILPSLLSLLLPPADASLSLQQSAELTASILQSLCDQDISLVVSGSGEVCASEAEQLANALPPCEMLVSVCDGLLEALGHTPSTHTLQLACLRTLMILTEHDYGLFHLKSALKKHGGCIVSLLKHEVTAFSKDSSELLSALIDFLTQMLNTDSMDEEMDARSVALSVCEMKQLLQWKEESDEHPLLELEKQLAELKDDDSVEAMVEDVVSLRQILENSAGAVVGDSETELTLPPPDSLQTQYNNRTVFVLSDVVDDQLKALCFSPFHSEELETDLDMVRVKVDLLALAQQCVPDVDLKAELERSFLSEPTSPGHRQPIKGFRLGKHKHETFITSSGKSEYVEPAKRAHIMPAPRGRGRGIFSQPGGRPHDIFRQRKQNTSRPPSMHVDDFLAAEFKEVCPPPGLVAAKRIPKGGAKPPTRGLFAGSSRGRGFPSHTRFFTPATPKSILLAGNYPRREGGRGSSWSAQVTAVTHRGTYSDARGGQSNFARGPITARQPPTAAYRLTPRDRAPRGRGTGLSWLSGGGAGVSGSGVSGGSGRGSQGKFSSGGRGRHVRSFTR; from the exons ATGGCGGGGGAGAGCGCGATGGAGCTGCTGTTTTTGGACACTTTTAAGCACCAGAGCGCAGAG ttgACTAATGTGGACGTGGTCAAGTTCCCCTGTGGGGTCCTGGTGAATGAAGTTCGCGTGATTCCTCCTGGAATCAAAGCTCACAGCAGCCTGCCAGACAGCAGGGCGTTTGG CGAGACGGCCCCGCACGCGTTCCAGTTAGACCTGTTCTACAACAACCTGTCCAAACCCAACACACCTGTCTTCCACCGACTGGGAAG tctGGAGTATGACGAGAACAAATCAATTGTCTTCAGACCTAGTGGGAAG gTGAACACTGACGGCCTGGTCCTGCGTGGTTGGTACACGTGTCTAACGATCGCGGTTTACGGGACTGCCGAATCCCCTCGCTCACACGAGCGCGACAGCCACTCTCCTCCACCGCCCCCTCCACCGCCACCTCAGCAGCCCACACAGAAGAGAGGGAGCAAGCATG aGTGGGAGAATGAAGACCAGTTTAATGGCAGCCCTCCCAGGCCACAGCCCCGCGGGCCACGAACCCCACCTGGGCCTCCACcacctgatgatgatgatgacgatgatgaagaTGCACTGACCGTtccag gccCTGTGAAAGAGGAGAGTATGGACGGGGAGGAGTTTCTGGAAGCAGTGTCTCCAGAGCGGGGTTCCGTCCCAGCAGACGAGGCGTTTTCCGAGCCAGAggccgaggaagaggaaggagcgGAACAGGAGGAAGCGGAGGACGACGGCACCGAGGAAGGCAccgagggggaggaggaggaagaagaggaggatttggatggagagggggaggaagaggatgatgagatggaggaggaaggagaag gtgatgATGGCTATGAGCAGATCTCCAGTGACGAGGAAGATCTGGAGAGTGGTGCCTTCAAGCTGCCGTCCTTTGACCTTGAATATACCCCTGAAGACCTGGCTTCGGTCCCAAGCGTCCAGTATGACCCCTATGAACGAGAGCTCCGCCCACTCCAGCACTTCACTCCACCGCAGGTCACTCCGTTTGAGGCAGAGCTTGTTCGCCTGAAGAGGGAGTGCCTGGATGACCCCGCCTCTGTGTGGGCGGAGTCTGCCGCAAAACTTATGGAGCTGCTGGAGTCTG gCGGCAGTGACGAGTCTGGACCTCGCTGGGTAATCGCTCTGGAGGAGGTGCCAGCCCTTCTGGTCAAAGGCCTCAGCTTCCTGTTTGTGAAGGATCCTCACGAAGCCCAGGGCCATCTTGAGCGTCTGATTGGCTGGGCATGTCGTTCGTTGAGCTTAAGCTCCGCCCTGGCACAACCCATTGCCCTCAACGTACGGCAACTGAAGGCGGGTGCCAAGCTAACCTCCTCATTGGCCGACTGTGGCCCCACAGCAGTTGGTGCCCTGCTGGAGAAGGGCATTGTGGGTATTCTGATGGAGCTGCTGTTTGCGGAACACATCTCCTCATCATTAAAACTCAATGCGCTCCGTGCACTCAATTCTGTTGCTGAGCAACCACAGGGCATGCAGGCCTTGCTTGGAACCAGGGGGGCTGGAGTGGTGGGTGGGGCTaatggttgccatggtaacGAGGAAGACTCAGAGATGCCCAGTGGGTACCAGCATCTCCTTGATCTCttcctgctggaccagacggtgCGAGTGGCCACGGCGGGCAGCGCCATCCTGCAGAAGGGCCACTTCTACGAGCTGCTGGCGGACCTGAGGGCCTGCGCCAACGCCTGGGCCGACAGGACGCCCGCGCCACCCGACGGGGACCGGGAGGGCGAGGAGAGGGGGGAGGGCGAGCGGGAGGAGCGCGAGGGCGGCGGCGAAGAGGACGGCTGCGTGTCCGAGGCGGAGATGGAGCGTGTCCAGGCGCTGCTGGAGGAACTACACCACCTGCTGGCGGCAGCCCCTCACTGCATGCTGCAACCGCCCGGAAAGGCCTTCCCCACCAGCGCCCGAATCACCGGGCCAGCGGAGAGCAGCGACCCCTACTCCGCCCTCTACAG GTACATGCACACGTGCCACTTCCTGCCGTCTCTGGCGGTGGTGATGTCATATCCGTCGGCGGGCGGGCACGTGGGGCTGGTTCAGGCTGTACGCGAGATCCTGCGCTTCATGTCACAGACGCAGCAGGGCCTCCTCTTCCTGCTGAGCCATCACCAGGCCACCAACCTGCTCCTCAGGGTGCTGGCGCCGCTCCCCGCCCTCACGCACTCGCTCATGGAGCCGGAGGCCGAGGAGGCGGGGACTGCGGGAGAAGGCTGTCCGCTGGAGGAGAACTTCTGGGCGTGGCTCGTGCAGGTGCTTCACGCGCTGCACGGCGTGGCGGACCTGATGGGGGCGGGACCGGACGTGGACGCGGAGGCGTCGGGGGAGGGGCCCGTGGTCCTGTCGACGCTGCACAGCCTGTACCTCATCAGCTTCAGCTCGAGCGGACGcgacgcgctcacacacacgctctgtcTGGACAACAACGTCACCTGCCTCACCAACATCCTGCAGCAGCACGGCAAGGAGGGGCCGGG agacaACAAGGCCCGCAAGTCTGTGGCGTACAACTACGCCtgcatgctgctgctgttggtggTGCAGAACTCCGCCGACGTCCGGATGTTGGAGAGCCACGCCCACACGCTGTTGAGCGTCTGCGTAGCCGACGACAACAACACAAAACTGCAGG AGCTCAGCAAGTGGTTGGAGCCGCTGGAGAAGCTGCGTTTCGATATCAGCGCCATCCCGACGCTCGTCGATTACATCAAACAG AATCTGGAGAGCCTGATGACGCCAGAAGGGGCGGGGCTAGTGACCGCGCTGCGGGTTTTGTGCCACATCACCTGtccccctcctcctgctccag GCCAGCAGAAGGATCTGAAGTGGACCGTGTCGGTGATGAGCTTGTTCTCGGCCGATGGCCTGGACACGTTCGTGCGCGTTCTCCAGAAGCTCTGCTCCCTCCTCCTGCTGCCGTGGCGACTGCACGGGCCGGTGGGCCCGCGGGCGCAGCGGGTGGTGATGCTGTCGGTGGCCTCCTGCGCCCTCAGGCTGATCAAGGTGATGCTGACGGAGCTGCTGCGCGGCGGGGCGCACGACTGCAAGGACTCGCGCGTCCCCAGCGTCTGCGTCACCACGCACATGATCCTCTGCTCCGCCCCCGCCAGCGGCCGGCTGGACGCCGACGAGCTGCGCGTGCAAGGAGACGTGATCGACATCCTGCTGACGCTGACGCAGGCGGTGAGCGAGCGGGAGGCGGGGTCTGAGGAGACGCTGGCGGGGAACAGCTGGTCGCTCATGCTGAAGGAAGTGATGTCGTCGCTCCTGGCAGCGCCTGAAAACCTCTTCAGCGGCCTGAGCCTCCTGTCCGAGCTGCTGCCCCTCCCACTGCCGCTGCAGACCACGCAG CCGCTGTCCCCGCAGGACGTCAGCGTGTCCCTCAACACCCGGAAGCTGTGGAGCATGCACGTCCACGCCCAGGCCGGCGTGCTGTGCGAGGTGCTGCGCAGCGTGTGCGTGAGCAGCTGCCCGCCCCTGCAGGCGGCGCTGCGCAGGGTCTGTGTGCAGCTGTGCGACCTCGCCGCGCCCACGGCGAGCCTCGTCATCAGGACGCTGCTGGAGCAGTTACAGGAGGAGCTTCAGCc GGAGCGTGTGTGTGGGCGGTTGCCACGGCTGCTGGCGTTGATCGACTCGCTCGCGTCGCAGCGCAGCTGCAAGGCGGCCATACTGTCCGTTCTGGGCGGAGCTCCGCGTGACGGACGCGGCGAGCCGTTTGACATCCTGCCCTCATTGCTCTCCTTGCTCCTCCCACCTGCCGACGCCAGCCTGTCACTGCAGCAGAGTGCTGAGTTGACAGCATCCATCCTACAGTCACTCTGTGACCAG GACATCTCTCTGGTCGTGAGTGGCTCTGGAGAGGTGTGTGCTTCGGAGGCGGAGCAGCTGGCCAACGCGTTACCGCCTTGTGAGatgctggtgtctgtgtgtgacggACTGCTGGAGGCGTTGGGACACACACCgagcacacacaccctgcagctGGCCTGTCTGCGTACGCTCATGATCTTGACTGAACATGATTACGGCCTGTTTCACCTAAAGAG cgcTCTGAAGAAACACGGTGGCTGCATTGTCTCTTTGCTGAAGCACGAGGTCACCGCCTTCTCTAAAGACTCGTCTGAACTCCTGTCTGCTCTCATCGACTTTCTCACACAGATGCTTAACACTGACTCCatg gacGAAGAGATGGATGCACGTTCTGTGGCGCTCAGCGTGTGTGAAAtgaagcagctgctgcagtggaaaGAGGAATCAGACGAGCATCCCCtactggagctggagaagcaACTAgcg GAGCTGAAGGATGACGATTCGGTGGAAGCCATGGTGGAGGACGTTGTCAGTCTCCGTCAGATTCTGGAGAATTCCGCCGGTGCCGTGGTCGGCGACTCTGAGACGGAGCTGACGCTGCCGCCGCCCGATTCGTTGCAGACACAGTACAATAACAG GACggtgtttgttctctctgacgTGGTTGACGACCAGCTCAAGGCTCTCTGCTTCTCACCGTTTCACTCCGAGGAGCTGGAGACTGATCTGGACATGGTCCGG GTTAAAGTGGATCTGTTAGCCCTAGCGCAGCAGTGCGTTCCTGACGTGGATTTGAAGGCGGAGTTGGAACGCTCATTCCTCTCAGAGCCCACCTCTCCCGGCCACCGACAACCAATCAAAGGCTTCAGACTGGGCAAGCACAAGCACGAGACATTCATCACctccag CGGAAAGTCTGAGTATGTGGAGCCAGCGAAACGTGCTCACATTATGCCGGCCCCtcgggggcggggccgcggcaTATTCTCTCAGCCGGGCGGGCGACCACATGACATCTTTCGGCAGCGCAAACAGAACACCAGCCGACCTCCCAGCATGCATGTGGATGACTTCTTGGCTGCGGAGTTTAAGGAGGTGTGTCCTCCGCCTGGACTAGTCGCAGCCAAAAGGATACCTAAGGGTGGGGCCAAACCACCAACCAGAGGACTGTTTGCTGGAAGcagcagggggcggggctttccAAGCCACACACGTTTCTTCACTCCTGCTACACCGAAGAGCATCCTGCTTGCAG gGAATTACCCACGTCGAGAGGGTGGGCGGGGCTCCAGTTGGAGTGCGCAGGTAACAGCGGTCACTCACCGAGGAACCTACAGTGATGCGCGAGGAGGTCAAAGCAACTTCGCCAGGGGACCAATCACAGCTCGGCAGCCGCCGACAG CTGCCTACCGATTGACTCCCAGAGACCGCGCCCCCAGAGGGCGGGGCACTGGTCTGTCGTGGCTGAGTGGTGGAGGGGCTGGCGTCAGCGGAAGTGGAGTGAGTGGaggaagtgggcgtggctccCAGGGGAAGTTCAGCAGTGGAGGGCGTGGCCGACACGTTCGCTCCTTCACCCGCTGA